Part of the Scylla paramamosain isolate STU-SP2022 chromosome 15, ASM3559412v1, whole genome shotgun sequence genome, tgcTACAGTGTTAAGGCGGGTTTACACGAGGCTGTTTTTCCACTCGACTGCTTGCAGCCACCCGGAGCAGCCATCAGGTTTCACCCGAAAGCATTCACATGATGGAGAGCAGCCGCTGGACCGCTAGCCGGCTGcatcgaaaaataaataatcaagatAGAGTCCTCCTCTTCCGAACTGGTTGCTATAAGTGCGAGTTTGCTGTGgttgaagaaaaattaaaagaaaaatttattgTGGACTCCGTTCCCGGTCTATAGAGGCTTGCAGGCTGTGGCGCTCTTGATGCCCTCTGGTACACACATGCTAGGCCGCTGTCTTCCTCAGTGACGATGTAAAACCAATTCCGCgtccattttccattttttttttataaataaatttaaGTATGTTATTTAATAATTGTATATAATGGTATAGTCAATGGTTATTTCTAAAACACTTTCCAACAAtattcctcctattttcaattttatatcGATAGTTGTTCTCATTAGATCCTGGAAAATTACTGGGATGGCAGTCGATCAGACCGACAGCGGTTTCCCGGCTGCGCCGGCAACTCAGTAAATTCCAGCTGCACCTTACTTCCGGCTGTATAATCCCGGTTGCAAGCAGCCGCGAACTGCTCCGTGTAATCCCCTCCTTTAAGGCAGGTTTACATGGGGCTGTTTTTCCACCCAGCTGCTTGCAGCCAGCCGGAGTAGCAGGCAGATTCCAGCTGAAAGCATTCACAAGGTGTAGAGCTGCCGCTGGCTCTATAGCCGCATCAAAACAAACAATCAAGGTGGAGTCCTCTTCCTCCGAGCTGGTCGCTATAGTTGCGATTTTGGTGTgcttgaagaaaaaggaaaagaagaaatgactGTGAAATCGTTCCTGGTCTATATAGCcttgcaggctgtggtgctcaTGATACCTTCTGATACACACATGGTGGGTTGCTGGCTTCCTAAGTGTAAACAAATCAATTTCGCgtctatttcccttttttttttataagtaaataaatttaaatattttatttatttattgcatatAATGGTACAGTCAGTGGTTATTATTAAAACACTTTCCAAcaatatttcttctattttcaaaTTTATATTGATAGTTGTTCCCATTTGACCCTGGAAAATTGCCGGGATGGCAGCCGAGCAGACCTATAGAGAGGTTTCCCGGTTGTCCAGGCAATCCAGCAAATCCCGGCTGCATCTCGCTCCCGGCTGCAAACAGTCACGAATTGCTCCATGTAAACCCCCTTTAACCACTCCCTTTAGTCGTTCATGAAAAGTGAGTGATGATTATCAAAACAATGGGCACTGTTCGTTGGACCATAATCCTCTGCTCTAACACACGACGTTTATGAGCCTTTGCGTAAAAATGATGATTTCTGCCTTTATTGCGTCATTTAAGATTGGCCTCAGAAGGGGTGCGTCTCACGCACCACCTGGCAGCTTCAGCCATGTGCACCCCTAGTCGCGCCGCTCTGCTCACAGGCCGCTACCCAGTTCGATACGGTAACTCGTCTCTCGTTTTTGCTTGGATTTctttggaaaataaataaataaataaaaaataaataaataaataataataataataataataataataataataataataataataataataataatattaataataataataataatagtaataataataataatattagcaaCTGTTTTATGCTTTCTCCACTATATCGTCGGCAGGTCTGGAGGAGGGGCCAGAAGGCTATCTTCTACCAGTAATATTACACATAACCAGCCAGAGCGGACTTCCTGCGGACGAGACTACCATCGCTTCGGCGCTCACCGCTGCCAATTACACTACTGGTCTCGTGGGTGAGTGATGTTTACTTactttttatatgtatgtatatatctatgtatctctctctctctctctctctctctctctctctctctctctctctctctctctctctctctctctctctctctatctatctatctatctatctatctatatatatatatatatatatatatatatatatatatatatatatatatatatatatatatatatatatatatatatatatatatatatatatatatatatatatatatattattgctattattattacgaccAGTTCTAGCTTCTCTAACAGCCGCCACTAATTCAGTTCAGCTTCCCTAGGTTACCACCCTTTTTAGCTTAGTGCAGGGCTATGTGAACCCAGTCCAGTTCACTGGTTGCACACAGGTACAAGCATCACAGGAAAGAAACATACAACATCATCTTCTCACACTAACTGTGAAATTACTTGCCAAGCCATGTACtagggagaaacagacagaaaagatGCCACACACATGAGGCTATAACACCCCATAGGCAAATCTCCCACAGGCGGTCCACACACTGCCCAACAGGATGTTATAAACCTAGTCTGGGCttaatttgtcactaatttctccGAAGACAGTCTCAAACCCCTTAAAATTTGTAAGCCTGGAGAGAATGCAGATAGCATAACTTGTAGAGCAACACAAACTGGTCCTCTGACCAAGAtgaacaaactaacaaacaacaaggtcagtagcatttaacacaacATTTAGATTCCAAGAAAGAGGGGATGGACAAGGGTCCGCTCCCCACACACTGGACATTGAGACGCACAACCCTATAGCAACATACCAAGTAGTGTGGAGGACAAGTTACATCCTTCTAAGGCGTAGAGGTCAGCCACAGACTAGTCATAGCAATATACATTGGGAGGTGCATGACTAATAGCCAACCACGCAATAGCCGCATTATGACCCCTTAACGCATCTCCCACAGTACAGGCTCTCTCGGTACATCTAACCTATCTGGATATCAGTCTGCTACTAAGCTCCACACAGCacggaaacaaaaagaagagggagcCAGTGGGTGGAGTTTTCCCATGTTCCCCTGTAAGACACAAAGAATGGGGAAAGGAGTGGGTGGAGGACAGGGAGATGAGAGGTTCATCCGCTCCCCGCACAATGGACTACTGCATTCTAAAAATGAGCATTAGGTTTACAGAAATCATTATGCCCTTGTGAAAGAAGCTGGGTgggatttaattattttatattaAAGTGCAACTATTCCTTTTATTAAGTGAATTCAGCTCTgcaaaaaagggaagaaagaaaaaaaattgaaagattataaaatgaataaaaaaaaaagtacaaaatgcaataaaataaaatagtatgAAAAATATagtgaataaaaaattaaaaaaaataataaaatggccTATTATCCATGCTAGGGTGATGaacccacgaaaaaaaaaaaaaacagtaagaaggaATGGGGTGTAAATCAAAgggctgtgacctcgctgtctcGGTATGTAGCGCAAGTAGACTCAGTCCCATCCAAAAATCGGTCACTATAAGTTATAAGCTTGTTCCGTAGTGGAATGGCAACCTGGGGTGATAAGCACAGCTGTATGTAAATTGcacgcacaacacacacacacacacacacacatcaaaactgCAGTACGCAGCACTAGTGTGGTCACCAAGTATGAGGAAGGATATCTGAAAGCTAGAAAGAATTCAGAGATCTGCCACTAAAATCCCTACAAGCCTAATATAGGGTATAGTTATGAAGAGAGGTTGATGACATTGGGCTTGAccacactggaaaaaaaaaaaggagggaaagagcaCTATATATTGGAAGGGATGGAAAATTTGGATAGGGATGATCTTGTGATGTCAGATACGAGAGGTGCCAGAGGACGGAAGGAAACTGATGATAAGTGtatgcagaagagacatcaagaaacataagTTCCCCCACAGGAGCATtgcagtgtggaatgaacttattgatgagactgtgtgtgccaagacagtccataaatttaaagaaaatttggataaaagtcgatatggagacgagcctagtgtggctcttgttctgtatttcacaactacataaatacaactaggtaaatacacacacacacacacacacacacacacacacacacacacacacacacacacacacacacacacacacacacacacacacacaaacaaacatatatgcatgcacagccaccaccaccatgaccaccaccactacctttgaTTTTCAGGAAAGTGGCACCTGGGAATGAACTGCACACTCTTTGGCCGCTCGTGCCCAGGTCCGCTCAATTATGGTTTCCAGTCCTTTTACGGCATACCTGTCACCCTTTTCCAGGAGTTCAGGGGTTCTCACGTCTTCTGGAAGTTCCCATTGCATGACCGAAGGTTCCAGGTAAAACGAATAAGttcaaaattatgaaaaggttTTGAACAGGAAAATCTGGCTGGATTTTACTCATCTCATTCTGCAGCAAAAGATCTTGGAAAGATCTTAGGCATGCATAGAAATggaaatacgaaaaataaatagtcactgagaagaaaaaaagctggCCCTAAGTCGgtatcttttttctccttcagggTCTGGCCATGGCATGGATGACTGCAGTGGTCAGCCTCTTCCTTGCAAGTCGCAGGAAGGTCCTGGGCTACTGCACTGGTGTCCTCCTACTGCTGGCGACACACTTGATTCTCGGGGTCTTTTGGTTCATTTTCGCCCATAGCAGCATGAATTCTGACTGTAGATGGGGTGTAGGTTAAGATTTAacagtttatgtgtgtgtgtgtgtgtgtgtgtgtgtgtgtgtgtgtgggtgggtgggggggcgTAAATGGATacatgcacgtgtgtgtgtctgggaggtggagagagggttgtatttatctaattttaGTAAGtgatcttattttgtttcttttcccatacaTTTACCCATCATTCTAAACTATTGGAAATTCTCGGCTATTTTGCTTCTAGTCTCAATGTTACTACTTGTCAAAATGCAAATTTTTCATATAAAAATACTAAGCAATTACACTGTTGCCTACCCTTTTATAAGGTGATGTGAATGTCCTCTCTCCTGTCTTCTCACTTGCACAGGTGTCGGCGTGGCTTTTCCGTTACGCCAATTCACGCCTCTTCCGGGGTGACCAGGTGGTAGAAGCACCAATACAGCTGGACGGACTCTCCCAACGGCTAGTTGAAGAATCTCGTCGCTTTCTGGAGGCTCACGCTTATGACAAGACACCTTTCTTTCTGATGCACTCCTTCGGTCATGTCCACACGCCCATGTTCTCCGCACCTCATATGGCAGGCAGAAGCAAGCATGGCAGGTTAGAGAGGCTGGAACGTGAACATTCACTTTTGGTCATTGAAGCTCACTTGTCATTGAAGTTCATCAAAATAATTTGCTGTAATTGCTAACAATAGAATAATGTTACAGTGACAGGACAGTCAACGCCAACCCAAATCGTGGTAGTAATCGGCGATTATCTTTCTTTGATCAGTAACGTGTCGGGCTCTCATGTTTATCTTGAGTGTCTGATCAGGGGTTCACTTCCTATTGACGACTACTCGCCCTCATATGTCTATTCATCATACTTTCAGATCAATTGTTCAGTGCTTCCATGGCACTCCAAAGCTGGGCATGACACTGGTAGGCAACAGTCAAGACCCCAAAGAAGGAATCGTCATAAAAcctcagaaagagagaggcttGGCTACATCCTATCAGATAGAATATTTTCAAATAAGAGACAGAACTAGAAAAGAGCCACAAGAAAATGCAAAGAGTGTGCTTTAGTATAAGGGGAACTGATATCCAAAAAACTGATCTTGGTGATCATCTTGCCATGACTGGTAAAGTGTCAGTAGGGCATGTGTACCCTAAGTGTCCATGTAACAATGTTTCATCTATCCAGCCTTTAACTCAGTTTCTTAGTGTTTTCATGACACTCTGAAGCTGATGTGACTCCTGTAGGCAATGAGGTTCACTGATGCATATTTACTTGATCTAAACCCTTAGGGTTCCCTTGAGCAAGACCTCATATTTGTTAGGTTCAATTTTCTCAATACGGGATGCACTAGGAATTTTGCTCGGCGATGGCCCTAAATTCCTTGTCGCTCCTCACTGTGGCAGGTATGGAGACAATGTGGAGGAAATGGACGAGAGTGTGGGAAAGGTCTTGGCCACTCTGGCTGAGTTAGGTCTGGAAGACAACACCATAGTTTATTTCACATCAGACCAGGGAGGCCACCTTGAGGCCGTGGAGGACAACGGAGAGCGAATTGGAGGACACAACGGGCGCTTCAAAGGTCAGACATATCGTGGTAAAATGAAAGACACCACAGGAAAGCATGCCTTGCAGGAAACTTTCTGAAACTTTGTGATGCACATTAGAattgtttcccttttcctttttttgttcttatggTAGACCTATACTAATGATATGTAAATGATGGTATTATCTAGtccaagatctctctctctctctctctctctctctctctctctctctctctctctcttgctcaagCATACCTGAGTCTCTCTGTATCAGGGCCAGTCAGCAGGACTTACTTGTATTCAAACACTAttgtttctccatctcttctatggaattgatatatatatatatatatatatatatatatatatatatatatatatatatatatatatatatatatatatatatatatatatatatatatatatgccattTATACTGACAATAAGTAAATCTTGTGGTCTGGGCTATAGGAACTGGATGGTGAAGACATTTCTGAAGTGTTACTGAAGGGAGCTAAGGGAGCCAGGACACCGAGGTAGTGATCAAATTTTTTTTGTGCACTATAAGGAAGACGGGGTTTACAAGGACTCACATCAATTTATTTCCCAACTTTGCAATGTCTTCCTTATAGTGCAGAACAAAATTTGATCACTAccttcttattattatattaactACATTCATCTTAATGTAGCATACTCAAGAGCATACTCAAAATTGCTGGAAAAATCTTCTCTAAAAGAGAAATCAGCTTAATTTAGCTCATTTTATCTAAGCAACGTGACTTTTGTTCACAAAATTATATCCTCCTTTAAAATTGTGTCAAAAGACACTAATATATTTCATGCATCATTATGGCAACAGAAGTCTCcatgccttcctcctcttttcttcccccccaATTCCTACAATCCACCCATCACACCCAAGGCACCGATACCTTACAAAAGTGCAGAAAATCTTTAATTTGTCATCAAATATCGCATATCACGATCACATCTCATTTAGGAAATACATCTCACCATCTCATTGTTGCAGTCTCCTCTATCTCcaaaatatttcccctcaagTTCATATCTCACTCATAGAAAGATTTGCTAAGGTGATTTCATAAACAGTTCAACACAAATGATGTAAAGATGGCATTGAGACACTATGGCATCCTAACCACAAGACAGAGATGTAGAAAGAGTttgatttcttctttcatcatcagTGACCTGAAAACTCAAAATAGTCATCATGTACCCTATACCAGGTGGCAAGCGGCAGGGTGGGTCGGAGGGTGGCATCCGAGTGCCGGGAATATTCAGGTGGCCAGGCCATATCCCCAGTGGGGTGACTCTTGACACGCCCACGTCCCTTATGGATCTGCTGCCCACCCTACTCTCCCTGGCTGGCCTTCCTCAACTCCACACTCTTGTGCCTCGAGCCATGGGCAAGGTAAGGTGCTACTTCCCCTAAAGTTTCCAGTCAATCTTATGCTAGACTGCCAGTTTAGTCTTCCTGCTGTGTGTGAAGataaattatttatatttatttattcaaaagCACTCCTTTAATTCATATCTCAACTAAATTAATGTAGGCTGTTTGAACATCCCTCGAAAACATTATcatattctggtaatgtcagaaTTAGAAGTGACAGGCTAATGCTTTCCAGTATCAGGAGTAGCAGGAGCAGAAATGAGAAGCCATCTtccaatgaaatatatatatatatatatatatatatatatatatatatatatatatatatatatatatatatatatatatatatatatatatatatatatatatatatgaggtgcTCAGAGCCAGAGTAACGTAAGCGACACTCCGGCCGAAATTATCgtttttatcccttccttcccctaaaGGGTTCTGGCTCCTTGGGGGGCATGTTGTCCGCCATAATGATGAAACCTTGCATATTAGCGTAAAAAAAAGGCAGAGTGTCTTTCAATGGTAGCGAGCTGGTGGAGGGTGCATGAGTATCTGTGGGTGTGAGGTGTGGGGGAGGCACGCTGCTGTCAGTCGTGTCAGGTGAAGCACAGCGCGTGCTTGTCATTGGCTCGCTGGCTGCTAGGCGGGAGTTCATTCTGGCACCAGCCGCTCATCCATCGCCTTGCTTTGAGAGCGACACGACACGAAGGATCTGCAGATAACTGCATTTGGGTGGATTTTCGACCCTATTGCGGTGTCCATTCTGACTTCTATTCTGCTTCCCGCCACAgtaggaaggtgagggaagacaaTGCGACAAAAATGATACTTTTGGCCGGAGTGTCGCTTACGTTACTCCAGCTCTAAgcgcctcatatatatatatatatatatatatatatatatatatatatatatatatatatatatatatatatatatatatatatatatatatatataatacctcATAAGATAATGGTACGGCTCATGTTAACACATTGCACCGCTgatcacatcatcatcataatgcGATCTCTGCATagttgcaatatatatatatatatatatatatatatatatatatatatatatatatatatatatatatatatatatatatatatatatatatatatatatatatatatatatatataatacctcATAAGATAATGGTACGGCTCATGTTAACACATTGCACCGCTgatcacatcatcatcataatgcGACCTCTGCATAGTTGCAACATCCTTAGAATAAACTTTCTTTGGTTGACTTTGAGCTGCTTAATAATGCTTGATATTGCCATTTATATTGACAATAAGTAAATCTTGTGGTCTGGGCTATAGGAACTGGATGGTGAAGACATTTCTGAAGTGTTACTGAAGGGAGCCAAGGGGGCCAGGACACCGAGGCTGTTCCTTCACCACTGTGGAATGTCCTTACATGCTGTAAGGATggacacaggtgagagagagagagagagagagagagagagagagagagagagagagagagagagagagagagagagagagagagagagagagagagagagagagagagaggtggtatcTTAAAACATCCTTCCCCATGAAACCTTTAAGGTAAATGTGTAGAATAGATGCTCCCACCcgatctgtctatttttttcggCTGTGGATAGGATACATACCTTATTTAATTAAGGTGGGTTCACACCAGCTACAATACTACACTAGCTATGCGATGCCATGGGCCAATGCTGGCGATACTTGTGACATGGGTATTCACACCAGGATTGATGCTATGCTATCAAACGGTGCTCGCGTCAACTGCCACATCATTCGGTAGCTCAGTGCATTTGCAGCATCATGGGAGACACTACTCTTGTGGTctctttgaggaggaggagaaaaagaactaTTGCTGCTCGCTGTGAGTGCATGAAATAAATCTGGCAAGACTGACATACAAGCAAAGGAATTTCTGTACCTCATCTATGAGTTGCTCCATAACAAGCAACATGCACATTCTTTTCCTAGGGAAACAGGAAGCAGCATGCACGTGGGCGACACTCGTAAACTTGGCAAGGGTAGGATTGTGTCCGGTGTGAATACCCatatttaaaagtaaaaaatactgTAGTGATTGGAAGCTATGTGGCTTTGCATCACACACATCTAGCTAGCATAACATCACAGCTGGTGTGAATCTGCCTTTAATGTGGTGATTTCAGTGAGAGGTAGTAGTTAGGTTGAGCTACAGTAGGTTAgtatatgttaggttaggttaggataggtgaaGTTATATTGggtgatgttaggttatgttaagttaggtttggttaggttaggtcgggctggttagattaagttaagttaggatttttttttttttttatgtatgaggcactggccaagggcaacaaaatgtaataaaaaaaaacattagagtGTCATTCTAGAAgcagaggtaaaaaaaaaaaaaagacaattgaaaattggaagataagtgtcttgatccctccctcttgaaaaattcaagtcataggaaggagaaaatacagaagcaggcagggagttcaaactttatcagaaaaagggatgaatgattgagaatactggttaactcttgcatctgagaagtggacagaataggggtgagagaaagaagaaagtcttttgcagtTAGGATGCGGAGGGGTAGGCATGCAATTCGTAAGATCAGAAAAGCAATTACCGTAAAAATGGTGGCAGAAGAtatagcaagatatgcaactTTACGGCGATTAGagacaggctgaagacagttacaGGAAAGGAATTGATAatatgaaaagtttttgattctactctgtctaaaagagtggtatgagtggaaccccttccatacatgtgaagcatactccatatatggacggataaggcccctgtatagaattagcagctggaatGATTGAGAAAAACTTGctgagacgactcagaacgtctaacttaaTAGAATATGGCATAGAAAGGAATCCTCATTGGGTCATCCACTCAATACTGTGGATTCTTATAATTTAATTGAACTAATTCCCGTCaccattaatttctctcttagGATGAGTTCTGACATACTCCCGCCACTGAGAAAAAACAGATTACGATAtataaggaaatgttgaaaatgaaaaCGTGGCCCTGTTCAGTGATGCGCGAAGTGTGTTGTTGACATCTCGGCAGCTGGGCTGCGTTCTTTGCTTCGCCTCCATGACTAGGCCACTACCTCTGTTTTATTACTGCAATCATGTAggatatttttactattgtgATTACTTGCTTTTTGTTCACCTGTACGCTAACTTGCTTTAAACATTACATGCTTAAATAcgtaaaacttttttttcctgaatatgCTCGTGCATCTTAtatgccatcaaatacggtaaatgcaacatccagctttgaattgaaaatgaggataaagaaagtaggagggaacagaaaaggggctactgtcagttgcctcagacacctgagtttcagtgaggaaaagaagatgaggtttagaagaggagaggtggtgttccacagattgaaaattagatctaaggcttTGAAAGTTACaagagttaatgaaaaaaagtcgAGGTGCTTGAGATTGATATCAGAAGAAGGGCGGTCCGAATTATAGATATCTGTGGTCCCCTTAACAGAAAGTGACTCAGAGGCTTTCGTAGGAGTCGCCACATTGAATTTCTAATTTTGAGAACAGGGTGTACGTATAACTGGGcgtgatgagaaaaaaaaaaaaatcatgataacCGATAAATCGATAACGATAACTGAATCGGCATTAACTGATAATCAATAACTGGAGATAAATTAATTGCCTGATAGCTGATaaccaataaatcaataaatccaaaattccGATACTAGTGATAACGATATTGATATCTTAAGTAAAAAGTTGATAAATcccaatctttatttttatcttgatcttagaaaacttagaaatCAGATTCACTGTTTACCCTGTCTCTTCTctaatgaaaagtactgttttgaataaaataactatatttggttttgaaagtttaaaacttcaacatgctcatgCCAGAAACTAAAATTATCGATTATCGCTAGTTTGGGACCAAAAGTATCGGCGATACCGATGAATCGATAATGCAGGAAAAATAATTGTCGGATAACCGATAACCTGATATCGTAATCACGATTTATCGCAGTAATGCCTAcctatgggtgtgtgtgtgtattaggtgcatgtagagttgtgtcaaagaagagagttgtctttagaattCAGGGTGTGACTGACCCCTCGTGTTGTGAAGCATAAAGGGAAAAATGTTCAGTGAGATCTTAGCTGGGTCATAGATAAGTTCAGATAATTTCACAACACGTTCTGGTGCAGTGCTTCTGGAGACCTCACagagagtaattattgtttcagcagctgtcttctgcctcctcctaaggaggttaggtttagttaagttaggttcttAGGTTATgttggttagtttaggttagccCACTCTAGGTAGGATGAGGGGAGGCAGATGGAATTTCACCTTGCTAAAATAGTAAAAATCCAGAAAAATttgctttatatattttgtggcct contains:
- the LOC135107505 gene encoding arylsulfatase H-like, translating into MTRVLAWIWLVCAAALSVAGTERKPNVLMFLADDLGIGDIGCYGNTTIRTPNIDRLASEGVRLTHHLAASAMCTPSRAALLTGRYPVRYGLEEGPEGYLLPVILHITSQSGLPADETTIASALTAANYTTGLVGKWHLGMNCTLFGRSCPGPLNYGFQSFYGIPVTLFQEFRGSHVFWKFPLHDRRFQGLAMAWMTAVVSLFLASRRKVLGYCTGVLLLLATHLILGVFWFIFAHSSMNSDCRWGVSAWLFRYANSRLFRGDQVVEAPIQLDGLSQRLVEESRRFLEAHAYDKTPFFLMHSFGHVHTPMFSAPHMAGRSKHGRYGDNVEEMDESVGKVLATLAELGLEDNTIVYFTSDQGGHLEAVEDNGERIGGHNGRFKGGKRQGGSEGGIRVPGIFRWPGHIPSGVTLDTPTSLMDLLPTLLSLAGLPQLHTLVPRAMGKELDGEDISEVLLKGAKGARTPRLFLHHCGMSLHAVRMDTGDHVYKMHLAKPKWWKGSTQCGWHHTTACDCHGANVTDLSSQPELYDLLSDPYEDYPPISPDSSEYKSVVHDLKDYVKQWRKGVTLPPSQLSTMANGLWKPFYQPHCLTC